Proteins encoded together in one Nitrospiraceae bacterium window:
- the serS gene encoding serine--tRNA ligase, which translates to MLDVKIARENPEKVIEALKKRNCDSSIIEKFLTIENERRALLKTIEEQREKRNKLSEDIAKRKREKKDASQNLEEAKKIADFISENEAVLKVMEERSTNELLLIPNIPHETVPVGKDEDENVEIRKFGIPREFDFTPLNHWDIAAMLDIIDFDRASKISGARFSLMKGHGAKLERALMNFMLDINTSKGYKEIFPPILVNKESMTGTGQLPKFEMELFKVVDPELYLIPTAEVPVTNIHRDEILNETDLPIYYTAYTPCFRREAGSYGKDTRGLIRQHQFNKVEIVKFVKPENSYDELEKLTNNAEDILQKLGLPYRIMSLCTGDIGFSAAKTYDIEVWLPGQNKYREISSCSNFEDFQARRANIRFKREGKKGTEFVHTLNGSALAIGRTVVAILENFQQKDGSVIVPEALRKYMGVEVIK; encoded by the coding sequence ATGCTTGATGTGAAAATTGCCAGAGAAAATCCGGAAAAAGTTATTGAAGCCCTGAAAAAAAGAAATTGTGATTCTTCGATAATAGAAAAATTTCTGACAATAGAAAATGAACGCAGAGCCTTGCTGAAAACAATTGAAGAACAGCGGGAAAAGAGGAACAAACTCTCAGAGGATATTGCAAAACGCAAAAGAGAAAAAAAAGATGCTTCTCAAAATCTCGAAGAAGCAAAAAAAATTGCCGACTTTATATCTGAAAACGAAGCAGTCCTGAAAGTCATGGAAGAAAGATCAACAAATGAACTTCTTCTCATACCGAATATCCCGCACGAAACTGTGCCTGTTGGAAAAGATGAGGATGAGAATGTTGAAATAAGAAAATTCGGTATTCCAAGAGAATTTGATTTCACACCATTGAACCACTGGGATATTGCAGCCATGCTGGATATCATAGATTTTGACAGAGCATCAAAAATCTCAGGTGCAAGATTCAGTTTGATGAAAGGACACGGAGCAAAACTCGAAAGGGCATTGATGAATTTCATGCTTGATATAAATACATCGAAAGGTTACAAGGAAATATTCCCTCCGATATTGGTCAATAAAGAATCGATGACAGGAACAGGCCAGCTGCCGAAATTTGAGATGGAGCTTTTTAAAGTCGTTGATCCAGAGCTTTATCTAATTCCAACAGCGGAAGTTCCAGTAACAAACATTCACAGAGATGAGATTTTAAATGAAACCGACTTGCCGATTTACTATACAGCTTATACTCCGTGTTTCAGACGCGAGGCAGGCTCCTACGGAAAAGATACCAGAGGGTTGATAAGACAGCATCAGTTCAACAAGGTTGAGATAGTGAAATTTGTGAAACCAGAAAATTCTTATGATGAACTTGAGAAACTTACAAATAATGCAGAAGATATACTTCAGAAACTCGGTCTTCCTTACAGGATCATGTCTCTTTGCACAGGAGACATTGGTTTTTCAGCAGCCAAGACTTATGACATTGAAGTATGGCTGCCGGGACAAAACAAATATAGAGAAATCTCTTCTTGCTCGAATTTTGAGGATTTTCAGGCAAGAAGGGCAAATATAAGATTCAAGCGCGAAGGCAAAAAAGGAACTGAGTTTGTTCACACGCTCAATGGTTCAGCTCTAGCAATAGGAAGAACAGTCGTTGCCATCCTCGAAAACTTTCAGCAGAAAGACGGAAGTGTTATTGTGCCGGAGGCGTTGAGAAAGTATATGGGTGTAGAGGTAATAAAATAG
- the speD gene encoding adenosylmethionine decarboxylase has protein sequence MHALGKHLLVELKDCDPEIIKSLEKVKNAMVSAAKKARATIIDVSFHEFSPFGISGMVIIAESHLSIHTWPEYGYAAVDIFTCGDIIKPEAAANFLIEKFKCKNPSVVEMKRGILSFNGKEKLAYKVQDANLNLVAGCKTA, from the coding sequence TTGCATGCTTTAGGCAAACACTTATTGGTTGAGCTTAAGGATTGTGACCCTGAGATAATCAAAAGCCTCGAGAAAGTCAAAAATGCGATGGTCTCGGCAGCAAAAAAGGCCAGAGCAACTATCATTGATGTTTCCTTCCATGAATTCAGTCCATTTGGAATAAGCGGCATGGTAATTATAGCTGAGTCGCATTTGTCTATTCACACATGGCCTGAATATGGTTATGCTGCTGTTGATATCTTCACATGCGGAGACATCATCAAGCCTGAGGCTGCTGCAAATTTCCTTATTGAGAAGTTTAAGTGTAAAAACCCGTCTGTGGTCGAGATGAAGAGGGGAATACTTTCCTTCAACGGTAAGGAAAAACTTGCGTATAAAGTTCAGGACGCCAATCTTAATCTGGTTGCCGGCTGCAAAACAGCTTAG